A section of the Pseudomonas tritici genome encodes:
- a CDS encoding cytochrome-c peroxidase: protein MNDVSTCRTSLFLTLWLGLGAPLMAAPLEEALKPLPAVPALDPAKVELGRQLFNEPRLSANNTLSCASCHHLASGGADDKPFSIGFDGKPVELNTPSVFNASLNFKQFWNGRVDTLEAQVEHVVISPVEMGSDWKTVVQNLAAMPTYQAAFKQAYPDGVTAANVQDALATYERTLLTLNSRFDQYLLGNTEILTIQEKYGYQRFKEYGCIACHQGINIGGNMFQKFGVMGGYFKARGNPVESDLGRYLLTQDEEDRHVFKVPSLRNVAVTAPYFHDASAKTLQEAVDVMFKYQLGRTPSQEDKDLIVQFLKTLTGEWAGKPL, encoded by the coding sequence TTGAACGACGTTTCAACCTGCCGTACCAGCCTCTTCCTCACGCTGTGGCTGGGCCTGGGTGCGCCATTGATGGCCGCGCCGTTGGAAGAGGCCCTGAAACCGTTGCCCGCGGTCCCTGCATTGGACCCGGCCAAGGTTGAACTGGGCCGCCAACTGTTCAACGAGCCGCGATTGTCGGCCAATAACACGCTGTCCTGCGCCAGTTGCCATCACTTGGCATCGGGAGGCGCCGACGACAAACCCTTCTCCATTGGCTTCGACGGCAAGCCGGTAGAACTCAACACGCCGTCGGTGTTCAACGCCAGCCTCAATTTCAAGCAGTTCTGGAATGGCCGCGTCGACACGTTGGAAGCACAGGTCGAACACGTGGTGATCAGCCCGGTGGAAATGGGCAGCGACTGGAAAACCGTAGTGCAGAACCTCGCTGCCATGCCCACCTACCAGGCGGCATTCAAGCAGGCCTACCCGGACGGTGTCACCGCCGCTAACGTACAAGATGCCCTGGCCACCTATGAGCGAACGCTGCTGACCCTTAACTCACGGTTTGACCAATATCTCCTGGGCAATACCGAAATCCTCACGATCCAGGAAAAGTACGGCTATCAGCGCTTCAAGGAGTACGGCTGTATCGCGTGCCATCAGGGCATCAACATCGGCGGCAACATGTTCCAGAAGTTCGGTGTGATGGGCGGCTACTTCAAGGCGCGCGGCAATCCGGTCGAATCGGACCTGGGGCGCTACCTGCTGACCCAGGACGAAGAAGACCGCCACGTGTTCAAGGTGCCCAGCTTGCGTAACGTCGCGGTCACGGCGCCCTACTTTCACGACGCCTCGGCCAAGACACTGCAAGAGGCGGTCGACGTGATGTTCAAGTACCAACTGGGGCGCACCCCGTCCCAGGAAGACAAGGACCTGATTGTCCAGTTTCTCAAGACCCTGACCGGCGAATGGGCAGGCAAGCCTTTATGA
- a CDS encoding APC family permease produces the protein MAHLQRTLSLGSVVLFGIAYMTPIIVLGTFGILAQSTAGMVPAAYLAALVAMFFTAMSYGRMASAFPVAGSAYSYVRKAISPKLGFIAGWAVLLDYLFLPMAIWLIGAAYLNSAFPAVPQWIWVLAFIGITSAINIVGLKLANGINALLMLVQFLVLIAFVALCIHYIGGDASKPLWTTAPFFNGQMQLPLIMSGAAIACYSFLGFDAVSTLTEETRDPRRTIPRAIMLITLIGGLIFVAVSYFVQIAHPSFEFANVDSAAYEIARNIGGDLFVSIFLIGLIVGQFASGLSAQASGSRLLFAMGRDGVLPKSFFGTLHARFGTPVNSILLCAVVALLALKLDVTTSTSFINFGAFLAFSLVNLSVIFHYWIGAKQRGVRELILFLVFPAIGLLADLWLMVSLDHLAIYLGLAWLAIGVVYLGVLTRGFSQQPPEMDFQEAA, from the coding sequence ATGGCTCATTTGCAACGCACCCTGTCATTAGGGTCGGTGGTGCTGTTCGGCATCGCCTATATGACGCCGATCATTGTGCTCGGCACCTTCGGTATCCTGGCGCAATCCACTGCGGGCATGGTCCCCGCTGCTTATCTGGCGGCGCTGGTGGCGATGTTCTTCACCGCCATGAGTTATGGGCGCATGGCCTCGGCGTTTCCGGTCGCCGGTTCCGCCTACAGCTACGTGCGCAAAGCCATCAGCCCGAAACTGGGTTTTATCGCCGGCTGGGCGGTGCTGCTCGACTACCTGTTCCTGCCCATGGCCATCTGGCTGATCGGTGCGGCGTACCTCAATTCAGCGTTCCCGGCGGTGCCGCAGTGGATCTGGGTGTTGGCGTTTATTGGCATCACCAGCGCCATCAATATCGTCGGCCTTAAGCTGGCGAACGGCATCAATGCCTTGCTGATGCTGGTGCAGTTCCTGGTGTTGATTGCGTTTGTGGCGCTGTGTATCCACTACATCGGGGGTGATGCGAGCAAGCCTTTATGGACGACCGCCCCGTTCTTCAACGGCCAGATGCAACTGCCGCTGATCATGAGCGGCGCGGCCATCGCTTGCTATTCATTCCTGGGCTTTGACGCGGTCAGCACCCTCACCGAAGAAACCCGCGACCCGCGCCGCACCATCCCACGGGCGATCATGTTGATCACCTTGATAGGCGGGCTGATTTTCGTGGCAGTGTCCTACTTTGTGCAGATCGCGCACCCGTCTTTCGAATTCGCCAATGTGGATTCGGCGGCGTATGAAATCGCGCGCAACATCGGTGGCGACCTGTTTGTGTCGATCTTCCTGATCGGCCTGATCGTCGGCCAGTTCGCCTCGGGGCTGTCGGCCCAGGCCAGTGGTTCGCGCTTGTTGTTTGCGATGGGCCGCGATGGCGTGTTGCCCAAGTCGTTCTTTGGCACCCTGCATGCGCGCTTTGGTACGCCGGTCAACAGCATCCTGTTGTGCGCGGTGGTGGCGCTGCTGGCGTTGAAGCTGGACGTGACCACGTCCACATCGTTTATCAACTTCGGCGCCTTCCTGGCGTTCAGTCTGGTGAACCTGTCGGTGATCTTCCATTACTGGATCGGCGCCAAGCAGCGGGGTGTGCGTGAGCTGATCCTGTTCCTGGTATTCCCGGCCATCGGCCTGCTGGCGGATTTATGGCTGATGGTCAGCCTCGATCACCTGGCGATTTACCTGGGCTTGGCGTGGTTGGCGATCGGGGTGGTTTACCTGGGCGTACTCACCCGTGGCTTCTCGCAACAGCCACCGGAGATGGATTTCCAGGAAGCGGCGTAG
- a CDS encoding helix-turn-helix transcriptional regulator — MTMSLQDIAWHRSVGQMIDALDQPNFWTQLVRLLDQYVPFDSWVVLLFSSEHRPLVFAECPGADGTPDHLFQDYLNGLYLLDPFYIASREHSRTGLLRLAEVAPEHFELTEYYQRYFRLNVVADEIQFNCQQPDGRTLCLSLGSRQRFDPAQIALLSLIQPWVLGLLRQRLPFELHQVSAPQPPIQNDEWGAQLTARELDVGRLMLSGCSSKEIARKLEISVETVKVHKKHMYSKLGIKSQSELFSIFLQAQNA, encoded by the coding sequence ATGACCATGTCGTTGCAAGACATCGCCTGGCACCGTTCGGTGGGGCAAATGATAGACGCCCTGGACCAGCCCAATTTCTGGACCCAGCTTGTCCGGCTGCTGGACCAATACGTGCCGTTCGACAGTTGGGTCGTATTGCTGTTCAGCAGCGAACACCGCCCGCTGGTATTCGCTGAATGCCCAGGCGCCGATGGCACGCCGGATCATTTGTTCCAGGACTACCTCAACGGCCTGTACCTGCTCGACCCCTTCTACATCGCCAGCCGTGAACACTCGCGCACCGGGCTGTTGCGCCTGGCCGAAGTGGCGCCGGAGCACTTCGAACTCACCGAGTACTACCAGCGCTACTTCCGCCTGAACGTGGTGGCTGATGAAATCCAATTTAATTGCCAGCAGCCGGATGGGCGTACCCTGTGCCTGTCACTGGGCTCCAGGCAGCGCTTTGACCCGGCGCAGATTGCCCTGCTGTCGTTGATCCAGCCCTGGGTGCTGGGCCTGCTGCGCCAGCGCCTGCCCTTTGAACTGCACCAGGTCAGCGCCCCGCAGCCGCCGATCCAGAATGATGAGTGGGGCGCGCAACTCACCGCCCGCGAGCTGGATGTGGGTCGCTTGATGCTCAGCGGTTGCTCCAGCAAAGAAATCGCTCGTAAGCTGGAAATCTCTGTTGAAACCGTGAAAGTCCATAAGAAACACATGTACAGCAAGCTAGGGATCAAATCCCAGTCAGAGCTGTTCTCGATCTTTCTACAGGCGCAAAACGCCTAG
- a CDS encoding ATP-binding protein — protein MGFISSNLSTLDGYFNQLQQILDAYQRAETLIAPPEQRDQLKALRTDLELEFLKEDIPILIKESKEGIGRVVQIVKDLKNFSRVDNDQTWQFANLQQGIDSTLNIVASELKYKADVVKNYGALPEIECLASQLNQVVMNLVINAAQAMGPERGTITISNGVEGDNIWLEVADNGCGIAPDAVQKIFDPFFTTKPVGEGTGLGLSLSYGIVKKHHGDISVSSELGKGTKFRVVLPIRQTAA, from the coding sequence GTGGGCTTTATCTCCTCCAACCTCAGCACCCTGGACGGCTACTTCAACCAGCTGCAACAGATACTGGATGCCTATCAACGCGCCGAAACGCTGATTGCGCCGCCGGAACAGCGCGATCAGCTCAAGGCACTGCGAACCGACCTTGAGCTGGAGTTTCTCAAGGAGGACATTCCGATCCTGATCAAAGAGTCCAAGGAAGGCATTGGCCGCGTGGTGCAAATCGTCAAAGACCTGAAAAATTTCTCACGGGTGGACAATGACCAGACCTGGCAGTTTGCGAACCTGCAACAGGGCATCGATTCAACACTGAACATCGTCGCCAGCGAACTCAAGTACAAAGCCGACGTGGTCAAAAACTACGGCGCATTGCCCGAGATCGAATGCCTGGCATCGCAGCTCAATCAGGTGGTGATGAACCTGGTGATCAATGCCGCGCAAGCCATGGGACCGGAGCGCGGCACCATTACCATCAGCAATGGCGTGGAAGGCGATAACATCTGGCTGGAGGTGGCGGACAACGGCTGCGGGATTGCCCCCGACGCCGTGCAGAAGATTTTCGACCCGTTCTTCACCACCAAACCCGTAGGCGAAGGGACGGGACTAGGGCTGTCGCTCTCCTACGGTATCGTCAAGAAACACCATGGCGATATTTCCGTCAGCAGCGAACTCGGCAAAGGCACCAAATTCCGCGTGGTATTGCCGATTCGGCAGACGGCGGCGTAA
- a CDS encoding FMN-binding glutamate synthase family protein: MSLSLLSRYAFFAVCVIFTLASLPFIEHEWLWPITVVTGVLSLIGIFDLLQSPHAVRRNYPILGNIRYLVEAIRPEIRQYLLESDSDALPFSRAQRSLVYSRAKNESADKPFGTLIDVYQSGFEFIGHSMRPAPLSDPSAFRVMVGGPQCTQPYSASVFNISAMSFGSLSANAIRALNQGAKLGNFAHDTGEGSISPYHRENGGDLTWELGSGYFGCRTSDGRFDPERFAVQAQNPQVRMIEIKMSQGAKPGHGGILPKHKVTQEIADTRGIMMGEDCISPSRHSAFSTPIELMQFIAQLRELSGGKPVGFKFCLGHPWEFMGIAKAMLETGILPDFIVVDGKEGGTGAAPVEFTDHIGVPLREGLLFVHNTLVGLNLRDKIKLGASGKIVSAFDIASVLAIGADWANSARGFMFAIGCIQSQSCHTNKCPTGVATQDPLRQRALVVPDKAQRVFNFHRNTLKALAEMLAAAGLDHPSQLSAKHLVRRMSATEIKLFSQLHVFLKPGELLTGEVNGEFYSRMWQMARADSFEPHEVAAA; the protein is encoded by the coding sequence ATGAGCCTGTCGCTACTGAGTCGTTACGCTTTCTTTGCCGTGTGCGTCATTTTCACCCTCGCCAGCCTCCCCTTTATCGAACATGAATGGCTGTGGCCGATCACGGTGGTCACTGGCGTGTTGAGCCTGATCGGTATTTTCGACCTGCTGCAAAGCCCCCACGCCGTGCGCCGCAACTACCCGATCCTGGGCAATATCCGTTACCTGGTGGAAGCCATCCGCCCGGAAATCCGCCAGTACCTGCTGGAGTCCGACAGCGACGCCCTGCCCTTCTCCCGGGCCCAGCGTTCATTGGTGTATTCGCGCGCCAAGAATGAATCTGCCGACAAACCCTTCGGCACCTTGATCGACGTGTACCAGTCAGGCTTCGAATTCATCGGCCACTCCATGCGCCCCGCACCGCTCAGCGACCCCAGCGCCTTCCGTGTAATGGTTGGCGGCCCGCAGTGCACGCAACCGTATTCGGCGTCGGTATTCAATATCTCGGCAATGAGCTTTGGCTCGTTGAGTGCCAACGCAATTCGCGCGTTGAACCAAGGCGCCAAGCTGGGCAACTTCGCCCATGACACCGGCGAAGGCAGCATCAGCCCCTACCACCGCGAGAACGGCGGCGACCTGACCTGGGAATTGGGCAGCGGCTACTTCGGCTGCCGCACCAGCGACGGCCGTTTCGACCCGGAACGTTTTGCCGTGCAGGCGCAGAACCCGCAAGTGCGCATGATCGAAATCAAGATGAGCCAGGGCGCCAAACCCGGCCATGGCGGGATCCTGCCCAAGCACAAAGTCACCCAGGAAATTGCCGACACCCGCGGCATCATGATGGGCGAAGACTGCATCTCGCCGTCGCGCCACAGCGCGTTTTCCACGCCCATCGAACTGATGCAGTTCATCGCCCAACTGCGCGAACTGTCCGGCGGCAAGCCGGTGGGCTTCAAGTTCTGCCTGGGTCACCCGTGGGAGTTCATGGGCATCGCCAAGGCCATGCTCGAAACCGGCATCCTCCCGGACTTTATCGTGGTGGATGGCAAGGAAGGCGGCACCGGCGCTGCGCCGGTGGAGTTCACCGACCATATCGGCGTGCCGCTGCGCGAAGGCCTGCTGTTTGTGCACAACACCCTGGTGGGCCTGAACCTGCGCGACAAGATCAAGCTCGGCGCCAGCGGCAAGATCGTCAGCGCGTTCGACATCGCCAGCGTCCTGGCCATCGGCGCCGACTGGGCCAACTCGGCGCGGGGCTTTATGTTCGCGATCGGTTGCATTCAATCGCAGAGCTGCCACACCAACAAATGCCCGACCGGCGTTGCTACCCAAGATCCGTTGCGTCAACGTGCGCTGGTGGTCCCGGACAAGGCCCAGCGCGTATTCAACTTCCATCGCAACACGCTCAAGGCGCTGGCGGAAATGCTCGCCGCGGCCGGCCTGGATCATCCGTCGCAACTGTCGGCCAAGCACTTGGTACGGCGGATGTCGGCGACAGAGATCAAGCTGTTTTCGCAGTTGCATGTGTTCCTCAAACCCGGTGAATTGCTGACCGGCGAGGTGAATGGCGAGTTCTATTCACGCATGTGGCAGATGGCGCGGGCGGACAGTTTTGAGCCACATGAAGTGGCGGCGGCTTAA
- a CDS encoding putative quinol monooxygenase, with protein MLKVIAEDFIKPEHLETVRPWYEELVEKNRQEPLCIAYDLFVDQKDPGHFIFVEQWPDQAALDTHCQTEHFTRLVPQINAYEAKPCRVLLMDMF; from the coding sequence GTGTTGAAAGTCATCGCCGAAGATTTCATCAAGCCCGAACACCTGGAAACGGTGCGCCCGTGGTACGAAGAACTGGTGGAAAAAAACCGCCAGGAACCGCTGTGCATTGCCTACGATCTGTTCGTTGATCAAAAAGACCCGGGGCATTTTATCTTTGTCGAGCAATGGCCGGACCAGGCCGCACTCGATACACATTGCCAGACCGAACACTTCACTCGGCTGGTCCCACAGATCAATGCGTATGAAGCCAAGCCCTGCCGGGTGCTGTTGATGGATATGTTCTAA
- a CDS encoding DAHL domain-containing protein encodes MTLSRRLASQVLLSLMTLLLASTLVFLYLKSSRDQTATYTHSRDLIRQLQQLNAQWDSEVLKARIAITHNYDPLVAPLREMTRLWVDLENGDAYHDPADLQRWQASRDAYQAAIKEKARLVDQFKSHNAVLRNSLAFLPTAEDDIQAQFNRFNDEDRLQLQGVATDTYDLLLSSLEFAQVTSDELAADILVGLGKLAINKERLPSDFQAPVEILSNHISLILREQPVVNGLLERIAAVPVAERLDELTTHLNQDQQASDLIDHQYHRYLLIFSTLLVALLLYLAVRLLRSFAEINRVNRALHAANETLEQRVERRTQQLKDAQSELLDSARQAGMAEIATNVLHNVGNVLNSVNISADLVTRKLRSSKALGLGKAMQLINERQGDLGTFLTEDEKGKLLPAYLNQLVDAIAQEQQGMADEMAQLSKSVDHIKDIVSTQQSYAGASAVREPVHISALMEDALRMNAGALNRHNVTVVKHYAQLPEILADKHRLLLIMVNLISNAKYAMSTLSDRPRQMTLTVQSLNDDTLQISVKDEGEGIPAENMTRIFTHGFTTRKEGHGFGLHSCALAAVEMNGQLSAHSDGPGLGAVFTLTIPLTLVGSPA; translated from the coding sequence ATGACCCTGTCCCGCCGCCTCGCCAGCCAAGTGTTGCTTAGCCTGATGACGCTGCTGTTGGCGTCCACCCTGGTGTTTCTGTACCTCAAGTCTTCCCGTGACCAGACCGCCACCTACACACACTCACGGGACCTGATCCGCCAACTCCAGCAACTCAATGCCCAATGGGACAGTGAAGTGTTGAAGGCCAGGATCGCCATCACCCACAACTATGATCCGCTGGTGGCACCCCTGCGGGAAATGACGCGGTTATGGGTAGACCTGGAAAACGGCGACGCCTACCACGACCCTGCTGACCTGCAACGTTGGCAAGCCAGCCGGGATGCTTATCAGGCCGCGATCAAGGAAAAAGCGCGGTTGGTGGACCAGTTCAAATCCCACAATGCGGTGCTGCGCAACTCATTGGCTTTTTTACCAACCGCTGAGGACGACATTCAGGCTCAGTTCAACCGCTTTAATGATGAAGACCGGCTGCAACTGCAAGGCGTAGCTACCGACACTTACGACTTGCTACTCAGCAGCCTGGAGTTCGCTCAGGTCACCAGCGACGAGCTCGCGGCCGATATCCTGGTGGGCCTGGGCAAACTGGCGATCAACAAGGAGCGATTGCCCAGTGATTTCCAGGCGCCGGTTGAGATCCTCAGTAATCACATTTCGCTGATCCTGCGCGAACAGCCGGTGGTCAACGGTTTGCTCGAACGAATCGCCGCAGTCCCGGTGGCCGAACGCCTGGACGAGCTGACCACGCATCTCAATCAGGACCAGCAAGCCTCTGACCTCATCGACCATCAATACCATCGCTACCTGCTGATTTTCTCGACCTTATTGGTGGCGCTTTTACTGTACCTGGCGGTGCGCCTGCTGCGCAGTTTCGCCGAAATCAACCGAGTCAACCGCGCGCTGCACGCGGCGAACGAGACCCTGGAACAACGCGTGGAGCGGCGCACCCAACAACTCAAGGATGCCCAGAGTGAACTGCTCGACAGCGCGCGACAGGCCGGCATGGCGGAAATCGCCACCAACGTGCTGCACAACGTGGGCAACGTGCTCAACAGCGTGAATATCTCCGCCGACCTGGTCACGCGAAAGCTGCGCAGCAGCAAGGCATTGGGCCTGGGCAAAGCCATGCAGTTGATCAACGAACGCCAGGGGGACCTGGGCACCTTCTTGACCGAGGATGAAAAAGGCAAGCTACTGCCCGCCTACCTGAACCAACTGGTGGACGCCATTGCGCAGGAACAACAAGGCATGGCGGATGAAATGGCGCAGCTGAGTAAAAGCGTCGACCATATCAAAGACATCGTCTCCACCCAACAATCCTATGCCGGTGCGTCTGCGGTTCGCGAACCGGTGCATATCAGCGCCCTGATGGAAGATGCCTTGCGCATGAACGCAGGGGCGCTGAATCGGCACAACGTCACGGTGGTCAAGCATTACGCGCAACTGCCGGAAATCCTAGCGGACAAACACCGGTTGCTGCTGATCATGGTCAACCTGATCAGCAATGCGAAGTACGCCATGTCCACCCTCTCCGACCGGCCGCGGCAAATGACCCTCACGGTGCAGTCGCTGAATGACGACACCTTGCAGATCAGCGTGAAGGATGAGGGCGAAGGCATACCGGCAGAAAACATGACACGAATCTTCACTCACGGTTTCACCACTCGCAAGGAAGGCCATGGCTTTGGCCTGCACAGCTGCGCCCTGGCCGCCGTGGAAATGAATGGCCAGCTCAGCGCACACAGCGACGGGCCGGGCCTGGGCGCGGTGTTTACCTTGACCATCCCTCTCACCCTTGTCGGAAGCCCCGCATGA